The genomic window TCCCGCCGCTGTCATCATCATCGGCGTGGCTTTACCTAAAGTCGCTACTGCATCTATTACCGCTCTATATCCGGCGAGATTACTTTGTGAGGATAGAACATCCATAGATTGCGCTCTTGAGATACGAGGTAATAATTCTAAAGAGAACGCGGACAAACTATTTTGATTAAAATGCTCTATAGACTCAGTTTTCGCATAGGGAGACAGCATTCCAACTATGTTGCTACCACTTTTCATTTTTGATAAACTATTCTCAGACGGAGGGTTAACACACAAAACCACATCAGCGTCTGATATATCATCCGATATTGTAGCGCCATATTTCTCATAATCCTTGTCCGAGATAGCTACCCCAAGACCAGCGTCTCGCTCAACTATGACTTCCGCGCCAATCTCAATATATTTTTTTACAGTATCAGGAGTAGCGGCTACCCGCCTTTCACCTTCCGTTTTTTCACGCAACACCGCTATTTTCATAAATCACCTTACTTAGTAACCATAGCCATTTACCTAACACCCAACTCATTAAAAATAAAATAAGCGGCTATGAACAGAATTTATTTCTCATCTTTTGCGGAGTTTAGCCATTGTTTATTTATAATCAAATATTATTTTGTAAATATATAGTAAGATTATGTTATTTGAATACCAGAAGCCTTGCGGTTATCACCGGTATTTAGCGGAGTAAGATTACCTAGCATTTCTCTGGAAACATTAGCGAATTGAAGGCCACCATCACCAGAAACCGCCGGATTTTCAATAGCCGGTTTGGTAAGATTGCTGAAATCAACAGGCCCTAATTTTAATGCTCTACCAGTAAAGCTAGCGACGGAACCACCTCTTGAGTTCATCTGTGCCGCCATTTGGTTCATTTTTTTATCGCTCCACGCCTGAGGTAGCTTTATATGAGCGAATATTCCAGTTGAAAAAAACGAGGCTATTTTAATCCCAAAAATTCTTTCTATCCACGCATAGCTATTATTGGTGGTATCATCAGGATCTGGTTGCTGAGCGTCATCATTATTACCCCCACCAGCACCCTGCATCCGCTGTGCCATTAATAGCTGATCTACTGCTACCGGTTTATTATCCTCTGCCATTTCTATTTATTGCTAATAATAATTTTTATTGTCTACACCTAGATAATACAGGTTTTTTCTTATAAAATCACGTTAATTTTTTTTTACGACCATTGTTTTATAAAGATTTTATTAAAAAAGCCCCCTGAAATTTTCAGGAGGCTTTTTAACACTAATATTATGTGTTAATACTAGTTAAAACGCATACGCAAGCTACATGCTGGAGTATCACCACCAGTAGCTGTGCTACGGTTATAAGTGTCATTTGTAGCGGTGGCTGAAGTTCCGATCACACAGTCACCAGAAGCACCAGTTGTATTAGTCCAAGTAGGCTGCGAACTGCCTCCAAGAGCTGCGAATAATGTATCAGCGGTAGTAGACATAGTAGCGTGCCCACGGGCTTGTACTATACCAGTGTTAGGCAGACCATCATCAATCTTACTGTCTATATTGAAAGCCTCAACTGGAGTAATAGCGCCACCAACAGCTGTAGCGTAGGTAGCAGTACCAGCGCCACCAGTAGTAACACCGGTAACGTTAGCGATTACATAATAGTTAAGGCCACCACTAGAGCCAGCCAACCAAACACCACCACGACCAGTTTTAGCCGATGGGAAGTATAAGTCAGGAGTAGGGGACGCGGCCATTTGAGCTGCCGTTGTTATAGCGGTTCCATACGAACCATCAATAAGATTAGCGGCAGTAAGCTGTTGCCAGATTAGTAGAGGTTCACTTACAGGAGCGTTAAGATTAGAAGATGAAGTGCTCTCAACCAGTCCATTACCGTTACCACCAACGGTTAAAGAACCAGCCGCCGGATTAATACCAAAAGAGTTCGCTTCAGCGAATGTGAGATCCCCAGGTAGAGCATTAAATCTTGTTCTAAACGCGTTCATAGAAGCATTATATTTTTCATACTGAGCTATCGTCGCACGCACTTCAGCGGCTTTTACTAGATATTGACCAACAAGCACACCGCTCACTATAAGCCCAATGATTACCAACACTATTGATAATTCGATAAGGGTGAAACCCCCACTGTTATTGAGCTTAGGATTATTAGTATTTTTCATCAAACGCTCCTATAAATTAGTTACAAACACAATTTATTATACATCAAAACAATCATATGCAGTCGCTCTAACAGGAAAAGGTATCGTTCCAAATTGATACGGTTCGTCCTATGATTGCTCTAATGCAACAAAATGTCCAAATATTCTACAAGGTAGCGATTAAAGGTTAAATATTCGTTAGCAAGCTTTTATATTAAATTAGATATGTCATCTACACATCATGGAATAATAAGATAATATATTAATAATCAATATCTTACGATTATTTATAAATAACTTCGTCAAAAGCTGTCATAATTTAATTTATTTTCGCTTGAGCGGCGGCAAGGCGGGCTATTGGCACACGGTAAGGCGAGCAAGACACATAATTAAGCCCTGCTTTTTGACAGAAATATATAGAAGCTGGATCTCCTCCGTGTTCACCACAAATACCTAATTTAATTGTATCTCTGGTCTTTTTGCCACGACTGGCGGCTATTTCAATAAGCTCACCAACACCGGATTGATCTAATGACACAAAAGGATCTTGCTCTATAATTCCCTGTTTTTTATAAGACTCTATGAAAGAAGCCGAATCATCACGAGAGATTCCAAGAGTAGTTTGAGTAAGATCATTAGTTCCAAAGCTAAAAAACTCAGCGTGTTCAGCTATTTCTTCCGCACGTAGAGCAGCACGTGGCAGCTCAATCATCGTGCCAACCATATACTTAATCTCTACATTCTTCTCTTCCATCACCGAACTAGCGACATTATCCACCAGATCTTTGAGAATGTTCAATTCTTTTGGCATCATAACCAGTGGAATCATTATCTCTGGTATTACATTATCTTTTCCTTCCAGAATAATGGTAGCCGCCGCCTCAAAAATAGCTCTTGCTTGCATCTCATATATTTCAGGGTAGGTTATGCCAAGCCGACATCCACGATGTCCAAGCATTGGGTTTTGCTCTTTAAGTTCATGAGCGCGCATCCGCACTGTTTCTATGCTAGTTCCGGCGGCGTTAGCTACTTGCTTTATATCTTCCTCCGTATGTGGAAGGAACTCATGCAGCGGTGGGTCAAGCAGACGTATAGTTACCGGAAGTCCATGCATTATACTAAATAGTTTAATAAAATCATCACGCTGCATCGGAAGTAGTTTGGCAAGAGCATTTTTACGACCTTCAGAGCTTTGCGCTACGATCATTTCTCGCATAGCGGTTATGCGTTCAGCGTCAAAGAACATATGCTCAGTCCGACATAATCCCACACCTTCAGCGCCAAAACGACGAGCTACTTCCGCGTCAAGAGGTGTTTCGGCGTTAGTGCGTATTTTAAGAGAACGTATATCATCAGCCCAGCCCATCAGCTTATTAAAATCGTCGGACAGCACAGGCTGCACTGTGGCGATTTCCCCAAGCATTACCTCACCAGTTCCACCATTAATGGTTATAATATCGCCCTCTTTTACAGTGTAACCACCTGTTTTAATTTCTTTTTTGGAGTAATCTATATGTAATTCACCAGCTCCCGACACACAAGATTTACCCATACCACGCGCGACAACAGCGGCGTGACTGGTCATTCCTCCTCTAGCGGTAAGTATACCCTGCGCCGCGTGCATTCCATGAATATCTTCCGGTGAGGTTTCTATTCTTACCAATATCACCTTTTCCTTATGCTCAAGAGCCATCGCTTCCGCGTCTTCTGCGGTAAATACCACCTTGCCAGACGCTGCCCCCGGTGAAGCCGGCAGCCCAGTCGCTATAACGGTCTTAGCGGCTTTTGGGTCAAGGGTAGGGTGCAATAGCTGGTCAAGCGATAGCGGGTCTATACGTTTTATCGCTTCCTTTTTATCAATTACTTTTTCTTCTACCATATCAACGGCTATCTTAATAGCGGCGCTCGCCGTACGCTTACCGTTTCTGGTTTGTAACATCCATAATTTATTGTTCTGAATGGTGAATTCTATATCTTGCATATCACGATAATGTGACTCTAGCTTATCAAATACATCGGTAAGCTGCTTGTAAACCTCAGGCATAACCGCTGGCATTTCATCAAGTGGTTGCGGAGTACGGATTCCGGCTACCACATCTTCACCTTGCGCGTTTATTAGAAACTCACCGTAATATTTACGCTCACCAGTTGATGGGTTGCGGGTGAAAGCGACACCGGTCGCGCAATCACTACCCATATTGCCAAAAACCATTGACTGTACGGTAACTGCCGTTCCCCAGCTTTCTGGTATGTCGTGCAGCCGGCGATAGGTGTTAGCCCTCGGATTCATCCATGAGTCAAATACCGCGCGGATAGCGCCCCAAAGCTGTTCATTTGGATCTTCTGGGAAAGCCGATTTTTTTTCCTCAAACACTTTTTCTTTATATTGTTTTACCAGATCTTTAAGGTCATCAGCCGATAACTCGGTATCAAGATCAATCTCACGCTCTCTTTTCTTATCTTCTAATATTTCCTCAAAATGATAATGCTCAACACCAAGCACGACATCACTATACATCTGGATAAACCGACGGTAACTATCGTAGGCGAAGCGCTCATTACCGGTTTTTTTAGCCAGAGCCTGCGCTGTAGTATCATTTAATCCAAGATTAAGCACAGTATCCATCATACCAGGCATTGAGGCGCGCGCGCCAGATCGTACCGAAAGTAGCAAAGGGTTATCGGAATCACCAAAAACCATTCCCACAGTCTTTTCTATTTTGCCAAGAGCCTGCGTTACTTCCGCTTTAAGATTTTCTGGCATATTTTTATTGTTGGCGTAATAACCTATGCAAACGTCAGTGGTTATGGTAAAACCAGGAGGAACCGGCAGGTCAAGTGAGCACATTTCCGCTAGGTTAGCGCCTTTTCCACCAAGCAAATTACGCATGGAACCATTGCCATCAGCCGCTCCGCCAGAAAAGCTATAAACCATTTTTTCGGACATTTCTTCTTTAAGTTTTGTGCCTGTTTGTGCGTTCATTTTTTACTTCCTTTTGAATCTTATCCTTTTTACCCTTCAATTTGCGAGAAATTGGCTACTTTATTCATAATATTTTGAGCGAGGCATAATATAGATAATCTTGCTATTCGTAAATTTTTATTTTCACAATTAACCATTATTTTATCAAAAAATTGGTCAAGCGGTACACGAAACTTTGTCATCTCCAACATGGATTCAGTAAATTTATTTTGATTTATCAGATTATTAATTGTTGATTCAGTTTCCTTTAACAAGAGCAGAAGATTTTTTTCCTCTTCCTGTTCAAGTATAGATTTATCTATATTTTTGTTAAAATAACTGGTTTTATCCTTCTTTTGCTCAGCACTGACAATATTCGCTGCTCGTCTGTAAGCGGCAAGAAGATTGATACTTTCATCCTGTTTTAGGAATTCCTGTAAGTCTTCCGCTCGTATCTTTATCAGAAGAATATCATCATCGCCGCTACCAATCACCGCGTTTATAGCGTCATACCTTATTCCGCTATCTCTCAACTGAACTTTAAGTCGTTCATGGAAAAAATCCATTAACTCACTGCTAACAAATTCACTAAGCGGCAAATGTATATTATTCTCAAGCAATATTCGGATAACTCCTAAAGCTGCACGACGCAGAGCGAAAGGGTCTTTACTACCGGTTGGTTTCTCACCGATAGAGAACATGGAATTAAGCGTATCCAGCTTATCGGCAAGTGCCACACAGACAGAAACAGGATTTGTCGGCACGCCGTCACTTGCTCCCGCTGGCTTGTAATGGTCGCAAATAGCGTCCGCTATACTTTGCTGTTCTTTTTGCTGTAAAGCGTAATATCGTCCCATTATTCCTTGTAGTTCGGGAAACTCTCCAACCATACCGGTCACTAAGTCAGCTTTACAGAGGAGAGCGGCGCGGTGTACTAGCTGTGGATCAGCTTTTGGAAGGTATTTGACAATCTCTAAAGCTATCTTTGTTATCCGTTTCACCTTATCCGCTATCGTTCCAAGCTTCGCGTGATAGGTTACGGATTTTAGTCCTTCCGCCCAGTCAGATAATGGTTTATTGCGGTCGCTATTCCAAAAGAAACGAGCATCAGAAAAACGGGCGCGCAAAACTCGTTCATTGCCGGAAATTATAGATTTGCCATCATCTTCAGTTCGCATGTTAGACGTGATAACGAAATATGATGATAGCTTACCGGCACTATCTTGTAACGCGAAATATTTTTGATGCGAGCGCATGACCGTTGCCAGCACTTCCGGCGGCAGATCCATGAATTCCCCGTCAATTTTACCAACCAATATATTCGGATATTCTACTAATCCGGTTACTTCCTCAAGTAGAGGTTCATCAGTTTTTATGGTGAGACCATAGGTGGCGGCTTCTCCATGAGCTTGCTTGATAATAAGGCTTTTGCGTTTATCCCTATCAGCTATAACAAAGGATTTCTCAAGCAAGTTTTCATAGTCTTCCGCTGAGTTTATCACGATTTTCTCAGGAGCGAGGAAGCGATGACCATAGGTAACATTATTTCCTATGATACCGGCAAACTCTACTGGGACATTTTTCCAATTAAAAATACATAGTATGTTGTGTAAAGGACGCACCCAACTTTCATTTTTCTCACCCCAGCGCATTGATTTTGGCCATGAGAATTTAAGCAGAGTTTCCTCAATTAAAGGCTTTATTATTTCAGTAGTTGGTTTTCCTTGTTCATGTATAGTCGCGAAATAAACCCCATCACGTTCTTCAACTTGCTCCATTTTTAGGTTGTTTTTTTTAAGAAATCCATTGATAGCAACTTCTGGCGCTCCAACCTTAGGACCTTTTATTTCCAGCGTTACGTCGGGTTGAACTTCAGGAAGGTCACTTATTATAACAGCTATCCGGCGAGGAGTAACAAAAGATTTTCCGCTCGCATTATCAAGTCCATCGGCTATAGATTTAAGCAGACGAGAAGCCGCCGCCGCTTGCATACGAGCTGGTATTTCCTCCGAAAAAATCTCTAAAAGTAAATCAGCCATTTTCTACTATGTTGTTTTCTTCGTCAAAAATCAGCACTTTCGGCTTATGTGTTTTTACTTCCTCTTTTGTCATTTGGGCGTAAGCGATTATTATTAGGGTATCGTTGGGGTCTACTAGGTGAGCCGCCGCTCCATAAATACCAACACGCTTGCTGCCGGCTTCCTCTTCTATGAGATAAGTCTGGAAACGTTTGCCATTATTTACATTTAGAACATCAACCTGTTGACCAACAAACAGATTGGCACGATCCAAGAAGCTTTTATCAACACCCATTGATCCGTTGTAATGCAGTTCGCTGTGGGTAGCTCTTATGCGATGCAATTTACTATACATCATAGTTAACATCATGCGATAGCCTCCTTTTTAGAGTTTTTATTGGAGAGATTTATCATATCCTTTAACGCCGTAATACAGTTTCCTCTGATTAACAAGCGTTCACCATCCAGTTCTATCTTCACTTCCCCACGTGTCTTTGATGCCTGCATGGCAAGAAATTCTGTTTTGTCAAGCCTATCTTTCCAATAGGGGGCAAGGAAACAATGCGCGAAAACACTCACCGGATATTCATTACACTCACCATTGGCAGCAAAAAAACGTGATGCGAAGTCGTATTTTCTTGTCGCTGTCGCTGTAGTAATTATAATACCGCGAGCTTGAACCGCGCTAAGTTTTTTCACGTTGGGTTTTATTCCAAAAAGTGTATTCAGATTTTTTACTTCTACTAAGTAATCATTATCATTTTTCTCGCAGTTAATAACATCCGTACCAATTATTCCCTCTATATCAATATCATTTACTTGTTTGCCAGGTAGAGAAGGTAAATCTATCTCAATTTTTCGGTTTTTTATAATTTTGGTTTTAAGTAAACCAGCAGCGGTATTAAAGGTGACTATATCACCAGCTTGCGCTTGTCCAGTTTGCGCTAAAACATGGGCTGCGGCGACAGTAGCGTGTCCACAAGACAATGTCTCACCAAATGGAGAAAACCATCTAAGATGAAAATTAAGAGGAGAGTTTTTCACGACAAAAGCAGCCTCACCAAGATTAGCGCGCGCGGACAGCAACTGCATCCTCTTATCAACAGGAAATTCATCTAATAAATAAACAGCTACCGGACTTCCCCTAAATGGGATAGGAGTAAAGCTGTCTATAATCCATAAATTATGCATAGTCTGTCCCAATCATTTTTTTATATTACTCATTTTATGTTATTTATGCCGCTTCCACATATTTTTCACAGCAACCTTTAGCAAGGCTCCTTACTTTACCTATATAGGCGGCTCGTTCAGTAACTGATATTACTCCACGCGCGTCTAGCAAGTTAAAATAATGTGAGGCTTTTATACATTGGTCATAAGCCGGAAGCGGTAGATTTTTAGCTAGCAAGGACTCACATTCTTTTTCGCAGTCCTCAAAATGCCGTAGCAATATGTCAGTATCGGCATATTCAAGATTGTAAGCGGAAAATTCCTTCTCCGCGCGTAGGAATACATCACCGTAAGAAATGCCAGCCCCATTGAAATCAATATCATAGACATTTTCTACACCTTGTATATACATGGCGAGTCGTTCTAGACCATAGGTTATCTCGCCAGAAACCGGTTTGCACTCAATCCCACCAACTTGCTGAAAATAAGTAAATTGAGTTACCTCCATACCATCGCACCATACCTCCCAGCCAAGCCCCCATGCTCCTAATGTTGGTGATTCCCAGTCATCCTCAACAAAACGTATGTCGTGTTTAAGTGGATCTATGCCAAGTGTTTTCAGGCTCTCAAGATAAAGTTCCTGAATATTATCGGGTGATGGCTTAAGTATAACCTGATACTGGTAATAATGCTGAAGACGGTTAGGGTTTTCTCCATAACGACCATCCTTTGGTCTACGTGATGGCTGAACATAAGCGGCTTTCCAATGTTGCTTGCCAAGCGCGCGCAGCAATGTCGCCGGATGGAAGGTGCCGGCTCCTACTTCCATATCATATGGTTGGAGTATAACACACCCTTGATCCGCCCAGAATTGATGTAAATTAAGGATAATCTGCTGAAATGACAGCATTATTAATGTCCTAACTATTATTTATTTGCTTCATTGAGCCAACTTTTAAGCGTTTTTAACCGCTTTTTCAATCTTTTTCGTAAGTTGTTTGTAAAATATAAACAATACTCTAAGCCGCCTTTTGCCAGACTCCCGACTCACTTTGCTTGAAATAATTTATTTGATATTGCTCATCTTTGTATTTTTTCCACCTTTTTCTAGCGCTCTCAACCGCGTATTTATCTTTGCCATCAAAAATATCCACTATCTTATCAAATTTATCAGATTGGGTTATTTCTCTACCGTCGGTAATCATAAGTAAGTTCGCTGAGTTAATATTTTCCATTTCACATGATATTAATATGGGTTGTTTTTCAGCCAATTTATCATCATAAATCCCATGTGGAAGGAAGCTGTAAGGCTCGTATTTCCAAAGTAAATTATCTACTGCTTTTGCCTGTTCTATTGAAGAAACTGTAAGCAGGGTACGATAGCCAGAGGCGATCGCTTTTTCCAAAAGAGCGGGCAGCGCCTTGTCAAAAGAAGAGGTGGTCAGATGATAAAAGTTTATGGTGGTATTAACATTATTAGTTGTCATATGTGGTGTAGTTAGTTTATTTTATTTGTATCTGACGGATATAAATTTGTTCGGTTGCGCATAGCCGCAATTTTTTTGCGTGCATCCAATAATTCTTCCTCGGAAATAATGCCATCTTCTCGTAACCATTTGAATCTAATGGATTCTTTGTAATATGGCTTGTCAAAATTAACTTTTATTTCTTTTTTCCGTCTGCTTTCATAACGACGTTTATTAATTTCACCAAGAATAATTTTCTGTTGCCCATCGTGAATAATCGCTATTAGGGGATGTGTTTGTATGTAGCTGATAGCGGTTGGTTTTTTATAGATATACTGAAAGAAATTATAAATAAATAACGCGGATGTTATTAAAGTTGATGCATATAAAAATTTAGAAGATAATCCTGCGAATAGAAGATCATAACTTATTATGATTATAATAAAGCTAATGTAGCATATAAATATATACTTAAAAAGATGGAATGGTTTTTCTAATTTGAACAACACCCTATCGGGTATTAAATCATACGAAATTGAATTACCAACTTTCTTTCCATCTTCTGTAAAGCTATATTCTAGCTCATTATCCTCAAATTTTAATTCCGTCTTATAATAAGATGGAAAATATTTATTGTTAGTTTGCTTAAATAGCATATTGTCCCCTATAGTTGCCCATTATCTGCGCTAGCTATTATTGCGGTGCGGGCTTTTTCAAATTCCTGAGTGGATATAAAATTGTTATCTTTTAACCAAAGAAACTTGTTCATTTCATCTTCAGGATGGTTTAAGCTGTCTACTTCTCCGTAAATCCTGATAATTTCTTCTTTTTTACGTTTATATATTTCACTAATAATAGATTGATGGCTATTGTCATGAACAACCACTATATCACCCATATTAGTTGGAATTATGGTTGCGTCATATCTTCCAAAAAACAGACCAATGATATAGATAATTATTGCAATAGACATAAAAAACCAAAGGAAGCCTATGTCCATTTTATCAATACCGACTGGCTTATCAAGATATTTACTTCCATAGTATGCGGCGGCAACAGCCACAGCAATAGATGCGGACATAAAGCTCGTATATGTTCTATGAAAGCTTTCTACGTGATTTTCATCCGGTACTTCTACATAAGGGATAGAAAATCCTGTTTTTGCGTATTCATCACCTACGCTATAATGAAAATACTTAGCACCAAAACCATGTTCAATTTTAACGAAAGGGAATTTTTTCTGAAAAAAATGTACTAGCTTGCTACTCATAATAATCAGCTACTAATTGGTTAAGCAGGCGTACCCCATAGCCAGTTCCGCCTTTTGGTATAATCTCACTATCTTTTTTACTCCACGCCACACCAGCGATGTCAATATGCGCCCATGGCACATTATTTACGAAGCGCTGCAAGAATTGGGCGGCGGTAATTGAACCAGCCTCACGGTCTTTACCAATATTTTGCATGTCGGCGATGTCAGAGTTTATTTGCTTATCATAAACCTCAGCAAGCGGCAATCGCCAAACTTCCTCACCGATTTTTTTGCCGGTATTAAACAGATTTTCGGCAAGCTTGTCATTATTAGAGAAAATTCCAGCGCGGCTAGTGCCAAGAGCCACGATTATCGCTCCGGTAAGGGTTGCCAGATCCACGATAAATTTCGGTTTGAACTGTTCCTGCGTATACCATAACGCGTCGGCGAGAACTAATCTACCCTCCGCGTCAGTATTAAGTACCTCTATGGTTTGCCCAGAATATGATTGTACCACGTCACCAGGGCGTTGCGCGGTGCCAGATGGCATGTTTTCCACCAGCCCGACTACACCAACAGCGTTCACCTTTGCCTTGCGTCCGGCAAGTGCCTTCATCAAGCCGATTACCACACCAGCGCCACCCATATCCCATTTCATTTCTTCCATGCCGCCGGATGGTTTTATGCTGATTCCACCGGTATCAAAGGTCACGCCTTTGCCAACGAAGGCAAGAGGAGCTTCTTTTGATTTTTTGCCTAGACCGTTCCACTTCATAATCACAAGCTGTGACTCATAGGCAGAGCCCTGACCAACACCAAGTAGTGCGCCCATGCCAAGATTATACATTTCCTCTTCACTCAATATCTGCACTTCTATACCAAGTTTTTCAAGTGTTGCGCATTCTTCCGCCAGCGTCTCAGGGTTTATGACATTAGCCGGTTCACTCACCAAGTCACGAGTAAATATGACCCCGTCAGACACCGCTTCCAACTCACCATATTTCTTTTTGGCTTCTTTATGATTTTTCAGCGCTACCGTAAAACTATTCAATGTTGGTTTTTCATCAGCGGTTTTTTTAGTAAAATATTTGTCAAAATTATAGCTACGTAGCCTCATTCCATTAGCGATAAGCGCCGCCGCCCGATCCGATGATACATTGCCTATCTTATCAACCTCAATAGCTAAAGTCGCTGATTTCACCCGAAGGCTGTTTAGTTTAGCGCAAAGCCCTCCACCAAGCTTTTCAAGAGAATTCTCCTCAATATTTTTAGCTTTACCAACGCCAGCTAAAATAGCGAAATCAGCCCTTGCTCCTTGCGCGAGACTAACCGAGAGGAACTTTCCGCTTTTTCCCGAAAATTCACTGCTTTCTATCGCTTTGCTGAGAAGACCACCGGCTTTCTTATCAATTTCCTTTGCTTCTGGTGAGAGCTTCTTATCCTCTCCGATAAGAAATATTACCGCTTTATCAACTGTTGTTTTAGTAAGTTCAGAGAAATGTATTTTCATAATTTTTGTTCCTTTTTTCCATTAACTTTTTTGTGATTATTTGTGATTATAAGGTGACTACATAAGAATACAATGATAATATGAAAACCATTTGCAAGTTTACCGTCAGTTTTGTGGGAGGGT from Rickettsiales bacterium includes these protein-coding regions:
- a CDS encoding leucyl aminopeptidase, encoding MKIHFSELTKTTVDKAVIFLIGEDKKLSPEAKEIDKKAGGLLSKAIESSEFSGKSGKFLSVSLAQGARADFAILAGVGKAKNIEENSLEKLGGGLCAKLNSLRVKSATLAIEVDKIGNVSSDRAAALIANGMRLRSYNFDKYFTKKTADEKPTLNSFTVALKNHKEAKKKYGELEAVSDGVIFTRDLVSEPANVINPETLAEECATLEKLGIEVQILSEEEMYNLGMGALLGVGQGSAYESQLVIMKWNGLGKKSKEAPLAFVGKGVTFDTGGISIKPSGGMEEMKWDMGGAGVVIGLMKALAGRKAKVNAVGVVGLVENMPSGTAQRPGDVVQSYSGQTIEVLNTDAEGRLVLADALWYTQEQFKPKFIVDLATLTGAIIVALGTSRAGIFSNNDKLAENLFNTGKKIGEEVWRLPLAEVYDKQINSDIADMQNIGKDREAGSITAAQFLQRFVNNVPWAHIDIAGVAWSKKDSEIIPKGGTGYGVRLLNQLVADYYE